The window CCGCCATCTAGTCCGCCGAAGTTTCTACGAAGGAGGAAGCTCGAAGAGCGACCGTTGTTGCTCAGCGCCGCATCGCGGCCATCGCGAAGCGATGGACGCAACGTAGAAGTGTGAAGACGGCGGCGCTGGCCGGCGTTGATCACTCCTACAATTTAAATCTATTCTTTTGAATTGTATTCGTCGAGTGCTTTTAATGCAGTCTCATTACCTTCGTTAGCAGCTTTGATTAAACCCTGTGAAGCTCCCCGCCAAAGTGCTCTAGATTTATCGTCTGATATAACGGCAGCTAAAAAATCAATCGCTTCCTGATTTCCTTGTTCTGCAGGATATTGCAGCGCAAAGACTGTAGATGAAAGAAGGAGTCCATATCGTTTGTGATTGAGTAGGACTTCCAAGCACTTTCGAGACCCCATACCAGCGCCAATACCAAAAGCGTTGGCTGTAAAACTCCTTATTCTAGATTCGCCTGTAGCACTAATCAGTACTTCTACAGCCTGATCATTACCTTCCCCCGCAGCTTCACCTAAAGGTGTGAAAAATGATCGCATTATTTCAAGATTCTCAAGAACGCGATCACGCTCTTCGTCGTAATCGATACCTTCATAGAGTATTTCTCGATAATCAGAGACTATTTGTAAAACAAGCGGATTTCCCTCTAATGCTAGTTTCAAGAGCTTTCTGAAATGCTGCTTACTCGGTCTCTTTACATCTCTGAGCTTCTGAACTTCAATCGTATTGAATTTAAGCTCTTTCAGAAAGTCCTGATCTTGCTTGGAAAGCGTGGAAATCGGAATTTCGAATATTTGAAAATCCGATTCTCTCCTTATTTTTACTGTTTCGTCATTCTGGGAAAGGTATTCCGCCTCTAGTTTTTGACCTTCCGCGTTCGTCCATTCTCGTGCATCGAGGCAGAGCGAAAGAAGGGCTGGAAGGAGCCAGATAGTTGTTCGTGATCTCATTTTTACTAACGTCGAGGCTAGGCGACTCGGCCTTAGACATCCAAACTTCTGTGGATTGTCAATTTCACGGGCGAGTTCATCGGGTTGCCTACGCTGGTTGGATATGGGCCTGGTTACTAAGGATCAGTCACGATATTCTGTACAGGGCCGTTGCCTTCATTGCAATCTGTTTCTCACCACGGAGAACACGGAAAACGCAGATCCAATAGTTCATTTTTCTCTTCGTTCTCCCTTCCGTGCTTTCTGAGCGATCCGTTGTTCAGATTCTTTTCTTTCCCATACGTCAAAGGTCATACGACGAAGGAAAGCGGAGCTTCCGATAGTTATGTGCACTGGCTTGTTGTGTGTTAGTAGTAGTGAAGCGTCCCATTAGGATTAGGTTCATTAAGACTTAATGGAGTTATGCCGCAGGGCAAATGTCCATTCTGATATACTTCTAATAGTCTGTCATGAAATCGAGGGATGCGAAACTGTGAAAATGCTATCTCTTGTAGAGCAGTGACTATATCCCATCCAATCGCTTCGATCAGCTTGCTTCCCAGGTTCAAATCCGAAATTCTTCCTTCGACCTTGGGAGCAATATGGACGTCAAAAAAACCTCTGAGGGCGCGAGCGGAGTTATTCCATTCCGTATAGTTTTGAGAATGTCTGGACGACAGGAAGCCGGTAACTTCGTTACGCATTTCAAGGCGGAAATCTGTCCAATCATCTGACATTGCCATGCTTATGGCTTCATCTCGGTCTTGAACATTTATGGCGTCTTTGATGCTGTCCTTCTGACCAATTCGGTTGAGCCAATCAATTCCAGCAATCCTTTCCAATTCTTCTTCAGGAAAGGGCTTTAGATAATACAGTGGTCTTGGATAGGTAAGCATTATTTTTACCCAACGCCGAGATGTCTCAAGACTGAAGCGCGGAGCGCGTAATGAAGTTTATACGACTGCCTAGTTCTACTTCTCACTTGTCCATCCGTCTGATTTTTGGATAGCGGTAAAAAGCATTTCGATAGCTTCAGTCTCCGAGTACGCTCTACCCGAAACACGAGCTTCACTCCATGGTTGTGATTCTCTAGGCATCAAGTAATCGATACGGTATTCATTTGGAGTCGTTCCAAAGACCGAGACATACCACGGAGACTCATATGTGTCTTCTTCTAAAAAATAGAGTTTAGCGTGAGATGTAAGGCCAAACGCAACCGTTTCATTTCTACTCTTTTTTAAGTTTCGGAGTAGGCTAAGCATTGCCTCTCCCATCTTCTTGGAAGCTTCACTTTCTGATCTGGCAAATTCTGTGTAGAATTCTTCGAGACTCTGACGTTTTTGGTCTTTGCAGCGAGATAGATTCATTTCTTTCATAGATTGCGCCGTTGAAACGCGCAACACTTGGACTATAGCCCCGACATGACCGGGGTGGAAGGAAAATCGCGGAGCCGTCTTTTGGTCTTATCAATCCCTTTTTGTCTACTCACGGTTGACTCGACTAGACTCGGACGAAGGGTGTGGCGCCCTCCTACTCTTTCCCAGCCTCTTCACGAACCGGCAGCAAGGTCGCTTCGCTCATTCCGTGAATTATTTTTTTATCTGCTGGGCAGACGGTGGCTAGGATGCCTTCGAGCTCGTAGCTGTCGCTTCCCAAGCGGAAGTAGAACGGGCAAAGGCGGACCCTTCCTTCCATGATTTTGGGTTCGCCGTCAGGTCCGTAAACCGGATGCCGAATTCTCTTTGGCTTGTGAAAACGCTGAAGCACGTAGAGGTTCTCATCGGCTTCTCTCATCGCCTGGCGGAGAGCCGCCGTCCAGTTCTCCCGGGACACGTCGCTCCCGAGAACCACACTTCTCGCACCCCAGGCCTTTTCGTTGAAACCACTCATTTTGAGGATCAAATTGCGCTCTTTTTGCGATCCTTCTCCCAGTTCATCCCAAGAGGATATTGGCAACTGGCCGACCGTCGGCGCGTGAAGGAAAGCGTTTGCCGAAACGGGAGCCGAATCGACAATCCAAGTATCCGGGACGATTCGAAACAGAATGCGGCGGCTCTTCTTCCCCAGGTTTTCCTCCCAAAATGCCTTTAGCTTTGGATGGTGAAGCAAGCCGAGGCTCAGCTTCTCTTCCTGATAGTGCTTTACAGGAGGAGTCACCCGCAACGAACCATTCTCAACGGCCTTCACCAGATCGTCCGCCCACGCAAAGCCCGCCAGGTCAAACAGCTCCCAGAAGCGATACATGACATCAATCTTCTGCGGATTTCCATCAATGGAGGCGCAAATCGATTCCCCCAGAACCATGATTTCCTCCGGATGGAAAACAAAGACCCTCCGTCCTTTCCGCTGAAGCTGCGAAGCAATCCACTCCATCTCCGGTCGGTAGGTCTCTGCTTCGTCACTCACCACCAAGGCGACGAAGGGATTCTCATACAGGTCGGAGCCATCCGTGATCGCACGGAAAAAGGCCTCCGGAATCTCTTCTTCGGACTCAACCACCGGGCCATCCCCGCGGTAGAGTTCATTCAAAAAGCCGGTCAAACCAATCCCGCCCGGAACTGAATCAATCTCGGTGAGACAAAAGCCCTCGTCGGTGAGCAGAAGATCCGGCCTGATGATCGCCGGAAGATCGTTCTTGACGGTTTCGACTCTTCCATGCTCGACGAGTGGGCCCGGTTTTCCCCGGTCAAGGTATTCGGCTACCCATCCTGCTTCCAACTCTCCGTTCCTTAGAATGCGACTGCCGCTCGAAGAACGTCGATACAACCTTTCGAGCGCCAACTGAAACTCTGCGAGCGCCGGACCGATTTCGCGGATCGAAGCCAACTGCTGCGGACTCAAGGGGAACGCGTCCGGAGAAGTGATCCAGGTCTTGTCTGCGAAAAGCGTTGTCCCGGCAAAAGCCTTCTGGAGGTCGTCCTTCTTCACACGTCCGAGTCATTCCCCGCTGCTGCGTTGCGGCCAACCGGGCCGCCCGCTCTGAGCCAGGCATGAACAAATGGATCCAGTTCTCCATCCATAACGCCCTGAATATTGGATGTCTCCTCGCCTGTCCGAAGATCCTTGACCATCTGATAGGGCTGGAAAACGTAGTTCCGAATCTGATTCCCCCAGGCAATTTCACCCTTCTCCCCATAAAATTTCTCCATCTCCGAACGCTTCTCGTCCTCCATCTGTTCGTAGATGCGCGACTTCAGCATCTTCATCGCAGTCGCCTTGTTCTTGTGCTGGGAGCGATCACTTTGACAAGCGGCCACCAGGCCGGTCGGCAGGTGTGTCAGACGGACCGCCGAGTCGGTCTTATTCACGTGCTGCCCACCCTTCCCACTGGACCGGTAGGTATCAATCCGTAAATCCTCATCGCGAATCTCCAGCTCGATGTCGTCATCCACTTCCGCAATCACATCCACCGAGCAGAAGGAGGTGTGCCGTCTCTTATTGGAATCAAACGGGCTGATCCGCACCAAGCGATGAACCCCCCGCTCCGCTTTGGAGAACCCATAAGCATTATCCCCCGAGATTCGTAGAGTGGCCCTCGATATTCCCGCTTCTTCCCCCGGTTGAATATCCTGCACCTCGACCTCAAATCCCGAGCGTTCACTCCACCGAGTGTACATCCGCAAAAGCATATCCGCCCAATCACAGGACTCGGTCCCTCCAGCACCCGCATGGATGCTGAGGATCGCATCCTTCGCGTCATGCGGACCACTCAGGAAAGACTGCAGCTCCAACCGATCGATTTTTTTCTGGAGAGCGCCTGCCAACTGTTCGGTCTCCGCAGCAGCCGTCATAGCATCTTCGCCCTCTTCTTCATCGGCCAGCTCTGCCATGGTTTTGACGTCCTCCACTTCGGACTGGAGACCCTCCATCCCCTCCACAAGGCGCTTCATCCGACTGACCTCGCCCGTGAGTCTCTGGGCTTCTTCGTTGTTATCCCAAAACCCGGGCTCCGACATCTTTTGCTCCGATGCCGCTATCTCCTTCTTCTTTTGATCGACGTCAAAGATACCTCCAGAGGTAACCGGCACGCTTGTGCAGTTCATCAATCTGGGAAAGAAGCTCGGGCGTAATCATAGTGAAAATTCTAGGCACCCTCTGATCAGGAAACCGTCCTGATTGAGAAACAGGTCACTAGAATCGTCAACCGGTTTCGCAATCGAAGGGAAACCCGCGAACTGCGGAGGGACCTACGAAGCGAACCCTCCCTTGAGATAAACCACTGGGAATCTTCTAGTCGTCGAATTGATCGCACCGGCCAGCAAGCGGCTCGTTACACCATTCTCACAAACCAGACAAACCGTCCGGTCCTCCGGGAGAATCGTTGGATCTTCCAATATATCGTCGGTCCGAATGCTCTCGGCACTACTGAGAATTCCTGAAGGGGCCGGAACTCCTTCCCTTAAGTTCACCAGGAGGAATGGTTTGTTCATGGAGCAAGCCCTTTCAATTCTCTCCAGGGTCCAGTCGGCTTCTTCACTTTCCCCCTCTTCGTTCCCGAATCTCTCCGGTGACTTTGCCCCCGGGATCCTGAACTGCACGGATTCATTGGTCACTGCATGGACGGAAGTCACGACTCCCGGTGCGACCGTTCCCGATCCGGTGATTACATTCACCGCTTCACGAGCTTGCCAGTTTCCCGCTAGAGAGGAGGTTGTTCCCATCATACCAGTCACCTCGCAATTTGAGGATCCATCAGCGGCGGCGAAAAGATCACGAAACCGTGCCCCATATTCCGCCCAAAAAAGAGCCATCTGAAAGCTGTCTCCATGGAGACCAGCAAAAATCCACGGACGGCCGACTTCGGCGCATACCTGATCGATGCAGACTCTGGTTTGAAAATTATCGGTAGCGTCAATCACAAGATCATGGCTCTCGGCGATAGACGTTCCATTCTCAACCCCGAAGGCCTCGACCCGCGCTGAGACCTCGATGAAGGGATTCTGCCGACGGATGCGGCCCACCGCAGTCACCGCCTTACTTCGACCGGCATCTTCGAGGGAATACAACCACTGGCGGGCAATGTTCGTAGGTTCAATTGAATCGGGATCCATCACAGTGAGGTGGCCGACACCTGCTCCTGCCAAAGCCTGCAAAACCGGGCAGCCGAGCCCACCTGCACCGACCACCAAAACCCGTGAACACTTCAGCTTCAACTGCCCCTCCAAACCGATACGCGGCAAACCGATCTGGCGGGAGTAAAAAGACCGCTCTTCGCTGGAAAGTGACTCTCCGGAGAAACGATCAAAAACAGCTCTCAAGTACGACACAGGCAGACGATACAAAGGGTTTCCAACACCCTCAAAACAAAAAAGGCGGGGCCGAAAACTCGACCCCGCCCACCAAACAACTACCTTAGGGCACTTCGATTAACCTCCTTTGGCTCGTGATTGCGGCACCGCCGGAATCCGGGTGAGGCTGCGGAGAGGTTTGCGGGCCAGAGGCCCTCGGACCTCTCCGCCAACGCTGCCCGGAACCGGTGCTGCCGCAACCCCTTCCCTTCGGTAGGCTCAGGGCCTTGAGTCTTGTCGAAAGGCGGGGCGAGACACTTTTGGTTTTGAGCCGCGTTGCGGCTTCGCAGACGGGCTTCTAGCACGCCAAGCGAAGCCGTCGCCTTGCTCAAAACCAAAATTGCTCTCGTCACGTCCAAAGGAGGTTAATCGAAGTGCCCTTTATTTGAACAAACCTAGTAGATGAAATTGATTTCGATGGTGAACATCGTCTTGTCGAGCGCGCCCGCCAGGCCGCCTACGTTTCCACCGACTCCGCCGGTTCCAACCCCACCGTCAGTGGAGTAGTCTCCAAACTTCGTGACCACTGAGAAATACTCGGCGAACTTGTAGGCAGCAACGAAGTCGATCTCGGTTCCCCCATTTTGCCCGGGAGCACTCTTCGACTCCGGATCGAACCAGTGGTAGATTACCTTGGTCATGATTCCGTTACCCACCGGGATTTTGTAACCCGCGTAGATGTAGTAGTCCTCCAGACCATCGGTGAATCCATTGAGAGGAATCAGGGCATCGGCAAACCCGTTGAACTTGTGAACCGTTGCATAAGGCGTTCTGAACCCGGGCTCAAGAATCTCAAAGCCAGCACCAAGAGTCACTCCGAACACATTGGTCGACAGATCGCCCGCGTAGTAAAAGCCGTCGTAATCCAGTGGTGAAGGATCAATCGCTTCCTGCCAGGCGATACTGGCAGCATACTTGAACTTTTGTTCCGAAACCGAGAATCCTCCGACAACCCGGGATCCAATGGTTTGGTTGGAAGAGCC is drawn from Verrucomicrobiota bacterium and contains these coding sequences:
- the prfB gene encoding peptide chain release factor 2 (programmed frameshift): MITPELLSQIDELHKRAGYLWRYLDVDQKKKEIAASEQKMSEPGFWDNNEEAQRLTGEVSRMKRLVEGMEGLQSEVEDVKTMAELADEEEGEDAMTAAAETEQLAGALQKKIDRLELQSFLSGPHDAKDAILSIHAGAGGTESCDWADMLLRMYTRWSERSGFEVEVQDIQPGEEAGISRATLRISGDNAYGFSKAERGVHRLVRISPFDSNKRRHTSFCSVDVIAEVDDDIELEIRDEDLRIDTYRSSGKGGQHVNKTDSAVRLTHLPTGLVAACQSDRSQHKNKATAMKMLKSRIYEQMEDEKRSEMEKFYGEKGEIAWGNQIRNYVFQPYQMVKDLRTGEETSNIQGVMDGELDPFVHAWLRAGGPVGRNAAAGNDSDV
- a CDS encoding HesA/MoeB/ThiF family protein, which produces MYRLPVSYLRAVFDRFSGESLSSEERSFYSRQIGLPRIGLEGQLKLKCSRVLVVGAGGLGCPVLQALAGAGVGHLTVMDPDSIEPTNIARQWLYSLEDAGRSKAVTAVGRIRRQNPFIEVSARVEAFGVENGTSIAESHDLVIDATDNFQTRVCIDQVCAEVGRPWIFAGLHGDSFQMALFWAEYGARFRDLFAAADGSSNCEVTGMMGTTSSLAGNWQAREAVNVITGSGTVAPGVVTSVHAVTNESVQFRIPGAKSPERFGNEEGESEEADWTLERIERACSMNKPFLLVNLREGVPAPSGILSSAESIRTDDILEDPTILPEDRTVCLVCENGVTSRLLAGAINSTTRRFPVVYLKGGFAS